Below is a window of Sus scrofa isolate TJ Tabasco breed Duroc chromosome 3, Sscrofa11.1, whole genome shotgun sequence DNA.
taggtcacacctgcagctcagatctgatccctggcccaggaactccatatgcctcagggctgcaaaaaaaaaaaaaaaaaaaaaagagagagagagagagagaaagcaaactcTAGTGAACAATGCTCTGTTACAAGCCTGGATTTGTAAGGGTGGGGGTGTGCCCCAGAGTGGACATGCTGTTCCCTCCTGCAGACAAGCCATGAGGCCTGGGGTCAGGCGAGCTGGGTTGGGGCCTCAGTTCCCaaggcaccccccccacccccggattTCTCTTCTGTAAAGCTGGGGTGCTGAGAAGACTGGGTGGGATGGGGACCATAAGGCCAGCCCTTTGCCCAGTGCCTGGCTCTGCATAACTGCAAGGCAGGCTCCTCTTGCCTCGACGTTTCCTGTTACCCATACACTGAATTACAACCAAGGCAGTCTGCAGAATTTAAGTGTTTAAATTCTTTGGCTTTGGGAATGAGGAGGGGAGTGGCTGTGTTCCGCCCTCTTCTTGCAATCGTTTTACCAAGTGTGGGAAGCTTGATAAATGAATTTAAGTGAGAAAGATTTTcccttttcagggagttcccgttgtcgactcagtggaaatgaatccaactaatatccatgaggatttaggttcgatccctggcctcgatcagtgggttaaggatccagcattgccgtgagctgtggtgtaggttgcggatgagGCTTGTGTTGCTGGCTGTGTcatgggtggcagctgcagctctgattccacctctatcctgggaacatccacatgccacaggtgcggctctgaaaatgctaaaaacaaacaaacaaaacaaacttcctTTTAAGTCCTTTGTTAAATTTTTCCAATTAGGCAAGGAGGAAGTATCAATGGAATGATGGTCTGACTGCTGGAGGGGGTAAATCTCTCTTGGACTTGCTAATCACTCcccaacccttaaaaaaaaaaaaaaaaacagtttagaGGCTTCAGATGGGCAACTGCATCTAACTAGACTAATATTAGAACATTATCTCCActggtttttattgttgtttttgtgttgtttctgtgtttttcagtttcttgTATTGTGGTTTAAGACTTTGGGTTTCCATGAATGTCACTGATAGAATTTATTAATGCAATTTAATACCAGTTAGCATAATGAAATCAGAAGGTATTTAATCATTGACTTAGTGTTCAACAAAGAGGGGATGTAAAGCTGCCAGGAGCCTAAGTTTGGGAAACCCTGTGTGCAGCCATGGAGATAAACACTCAGGTCATTGTAGGGCAGGGGGTGCCGGCCGCTGATTGACAGCCCCGCCCATCACTCCACTGCCTCCTGGTGCTGCCAGACTCCTCAAGTCTTGCCCTGAGAGAGAAGCTGatgaattttttgtcttttgcttcgCCCTGCTAGGATCTCCAAGGAACCTgtgcatttttgcttttgtggtttttgtttgttggcttgtttgttagtttgttttgctttttagggccacaccagcagcatatggaggttcccaggctaggggtccaattggagctatagccagcggatggcctacaccacagccacagcaatgtaagatccaagctgtatctgcgacctacaccacagctcaccacaatgctggagccttaaccccctgagcgagtccagggatcaaacccgcaacctcaccgTTCACAGttgaattgtttctgctgcgccacgatgggaactccagaacttgtaCATTTAAAAgggggtcttttttgttgttgttgtctttttattgccacatccgaggcacatggaggatcccaggctaggggtctaatcggaactagagctgccagcctacaccacagccacaggcacagccacgccagatctgagccacatctgcagcctacaccacagcccacggcaacactggatccttcacccactgagcgaggccagggattgaacctgcaacctcatggttcctagtcagtttgtgctgtgccacgacggggaactccagaacctatGCATTTAAGAGGGGATCTCTAAAGATGATGTCGCACCTTAAGGTCAGCTATGGCTCACGAGCACCTGCTGTATGCCCTGAGTTACACCAACTCATTCTCCCAAGAGCCCTTAGAAGTATGTACTTTTAGTATCCTCATGTGGCTCCTGTGGAAACTGCCTGGGAGGGATGAAGTGCTGTGCCCACAGGTACACAGCTACGATACCCATGGCCAAGTTGGCTACCTAATCCTTCACTGTGTCTCTGGGAGGAATTTGGAAGGACTTAATAGTAGGATTTTTGCCCCTATTTATGAGAATAATTAAAAGCCCGTAGTCAAAGGCAGGTGATGTATTCATAGCAGTTATACCTTCTACACTAATAAGATACAACTTGATGATTACAAAAtctagggcgttcccattgtggctcagcggtaacgaacccagctaatatcggtgaggatgtaggttcgatccctggcctcgctaagtgacttaaggacctggcattagtgagctgtggtgtaggttgcaaactcagctcagatcccgtgttgctgtggctgtggtagaggttggcagctgcagttgagattcgacccctagcctagggcggccctaaaaagcaaggaaaaaaaaaaaaaaactttccaaccCAGATTTATCTTTGGATGGCAACCTTTATGTCTCTGTGTAAGGCAGGGCCAGGATGGAAGGGAGAGATGGAATACAGGATTGTTACTGAAAACGAGTTTTTTTtagatagtatcatgtcatctgcatatagggACGATTTTACctattctcttccagtttggataccttttctttttcttgactggttgctatggctaggacttccaatccATTGTTGAATAGAAGCATTGAAAGtcggcatccttgtcttcttccagattttatctggaaggccttcagcttttcaccattggggTATTTATTATATTGGCTGCGGGAATAAGCTCTTTTCTTGAAGGAGCATCTGCAAGAGACTTGGAGAACAAAGGCAGAGAAATGCAGATGGAGGCAATATAGATGGAATGCCTCCCCAGGGCCAACCAAGCCCCTGCAGGGCACTTTACATGGGCTTTCTCCCCCAGGCGTCCCAGTCACCTGCAAAGTGGACAGTGTCCCCATCTAAGCGAGGGCTTGGCTCAGAACGTTCAGATAAGATCACGCAGCTAGGAAGGAGCAAAGCAGATGTTCCAAAAAAGCCTGATGGTTCCCAGGCGTCTACTGCTTATCTAAACGGATCCTCACATGCAAGGGTTTAATACTGATGCAGAAGCCAAAAGGCATATGGACTTGGGACTTCCATCTGAAAGCACTTCCCTGGCaacttcaatttccttttctgtaaaattggGGCAGACATCTCCTCCCTCTGGACTTGCCTCGATGATGGAGATCACATCGGAACTGTCACCCGGATGCAATTTATGGCCCTCTTGCCTCCAGCTTGACTGGTTTATCCTCAGGTCACTGCAAGTCCCTGCCTTAACCTCACTCTCCCCACTTCTTCTAGGACCGGCGCAGGACAAATGTCAAGAACTCATGTGCAAGTGTGACCAGGCGGTTGCTTACTGCTTAGCCCAAACTGAGTACAACATCAAGTACCTCTTCTACCCCCGTTTTCTGTGTGAGAAGGACTCACCCAAATGTGACTGACTAGCCTGacttgaaatgtcttttttgcACAAGGAAATAAAACTCCTTTTTGCGTATCAAGAGTCTTATTCAGTCCTTTGCAGAAGGGAACTGAGGCCAAGTGTTCAAGCTGCAGCCCTAATGTTTGCTTTCTCTGCTGTCCTGGAACTTGGGGCTGGAGCCAGTTTAGTTTCCACTTTGATTAATGTCAAAAGTCTCATGCCTGTTTTGTAAAGCCCCAACTGTATTTACGACTGTCTTGGGTTTGGTACCACTTTTGAGGTTCCATCTTGATGAAAAGGGCTGAGCTTCGGGGCTGGGCTGAAGCAACACACAAGATGGCCCACACGATGTCCAACCTTGTGAAGTTCAAGTCTGGCAGTTGTGAGCTCGAGACGTTTTCCCTATCCTGCTCCACCTCAACTGTTAACTGTTGTAACTCAGCAGTTAAACTTATTTCCTGATTGCTCATCattaagaagagagagaaatacaagggaggaaaaaaaaaaaatcaaattcccaCAGTCCAGAATAACCACTTTTAGCATCCTAGTGTGCTGTACATTCATCTCATCTGTTTTAAAACTGTAGCTCTCTACCATatgattttcataatttttccccCGTTTCtccatgtcttaaaaaaaaaacctttggaaaCTTCATTTTAAATGGTTGTATTGCTAGCTTTTGGATACTGGtgctatttcctatttttatcaaCTATTGATGTGATGAGGATGCTTGTGAATAaatctctgccctccctcctcatTATTCTTTACCTGAGATGTATTTAAATGCAATTCTTGCATCAAAGGGTCTGAATATCGGACCCACCCAGGCCTGCTCTGATGAGGGGCCAGAGGCATGAGGGGCGGCCTGTGGCCCTCACTCTCCAGGCCTGTTCCCTGTGCAGGTGATAAGCAGGGAGTGTCTAGCCCCGCCTGTTTGCTCCAGGCCAAGCTGGCTTTGCGCTGCTCCTCCCCAAAGCGTAGGTGGGTATTACTCATCTTGGCAGCATGACATGGAGAGCGGGTGCAGGTGGGGAGCCCTGGATCGGGAGTCCGGCCCGGGCCCAGGTCCACCAGCGCCACCCGGCCTCCATCTCTTCATCGAAGAAGGAGACAGTCCTGCAGGGCCAGGGAGGCGCAGGTGCTGCAGGGTCTGTCAGGGTGACTGGAGGGTTAGAGGGTTAAGGAGATCTGCGGTGTCCAGCCACGAACCAGGGCCAGAGCAGGGGCTCTGTGAACGGTGCGTGAGTAAGTGAGTTCACAGAAGTGAAACAGATGAGGGAGCTTCTTGCTGGGTTCTGAGAACCACCCATAGGGCTGCTCCTGACACATGAGGCCAAGGGCCCTTCAGGCCTCGGGCTGCTTCGGGCCAAAAGGATGCTGGCGTGGTGACGTGTTACTTCTGCCTGCCTGAGGGCCATCCCTGTCTTCTGGAAGCACCTTCCGAGTTTCCCTTTGGggagcctccctcccctctgctccttcATGTGGCCTCGGAGGGCTGACGCCCACCCCAGGTTGGGGGTGAGTGCGCGCCCAAGCCTGGCGAGGCCCCAGACCCCTGCATGTGGGATGGGTTGGGGGGGCCCGTGACCCCGGCTGGGCCAAGCACAGCCAAGGCCTGTACGCTGGGCTTTTCCTAAGCGCTCCGGGGATTGAAGGGCTCTCTTTCCTCCCGGGCTGCTGAGCTGCACACCTGCACCTGCAGTGACCCAGGGCCCCCACGCAAAGAACTGCCAAACAGCAGGTGCAGGAAAGCACGGAGCTGTGACAGGGACAGGCAGTGCGTGGCCCTGATGACACCATTCGGGTCTCTGAGTACCTCCCGTGGTAGGAAAGCCAACTGAGATTTCTGTCACTTACGACCAAGAGTTCTGACTCGGGAGCTGTCCCGTTCGGCTCTCTCATCTTACACGTTAACCCAGAGAGATGGGCACTGTCCCAGGTGGCGACAGAGCAGGGGGAGCACTCAGGCCCACAGAGCTCCCCGTCAGACCTCTTTCCGCTCTGCCACACGGCGGCCTTCCATAAAGTACCTTCTTCCCCCCGGTTTAGTCCTCAGTCATCAAACTCCTCCACGCACACCCGCCGCCAGGAGTTAGCTGGGATATCGCTGGGGGAAAGGGCCTCGGAGCCGCCCTTCACCAAGGagcactgtggagttcccgtcaccgctcagcagtaacacacccaaccagtgtccacgaggacacgggttccatccctggcctcgctcagtgggttaaggatccactgttgctgtgagctgtggtgtaggtcacagatgcggcttggatcctgtgttgctgtggctgtgtgtaggccggcggctgcggctctgattcaaccctacccctagcctgcgaacttgcatatgccgtggatgtggccctaaaaagacaaacaaaccaacaaaattgataagcacCTCGAGAGCCGCCCTGCCCTGACACAAAGTCATCCTCCTGTTCCTGCTTCAGCCGTGTTTCTAAAGCAGAGCCCCAGTGTGAACCCCACTTCTTGGGGGGCGTCACTCCACCTGCTGTTTCCTTCCCAGTCTCTGCTGCCCCAACCACCTCCAACATAAAAACACACTTACTTCAGTTCACTTCTTGACCAGATCCTCCAAAAGGAGAATAATTCCAGAACTGAGAGTAACATGGCATTGACGATGAGAAACCGTGACGTCCAGTAATGGACCTCCAGCCAGTCCCAAGCAAATTCGGCAATCAGCTGGTACGGAAGGAAGGAGTATTTCACCAGGAATTCTCTCCACTGCTTCCATGTGGGCTCCCTCAGATCCTTTCCGAGTAACAAACAggtaaatacaaacaaaaaaaagatgttcacaaaaaagaatgaggatTGACTTTTACACAAAATACTATGGTTATCACtgtattacatttattaaaacacacacacacacacacacacacacacacacacatccaacaGTCTAAAATGAGATTTCTATTCACCAATTcagtttgtctcttttttttttttttaagggccacaccagcaacgaatggaagttcccaagctaggggtggaattagagctgcagctgccagcccacaccccagcaacaccagatccgagctgtatctgcaacctacaccacagctcacggctggatccttaacccactgagcaaggccagggatcaaacctgcatcctcatggatactagtcagatttgtttccactgagccatgacgggaactcccatcaattcACTTTGTAATAATTACTCTTACATTGGATAAATGTTACCAAAGAGGCTGAACTGAGATGCTTGTTATATAATTGTGGGAActcagaattaaaaacaaacaaacaaactaagcCCAAGTTACTAATAGCGAGCTTAAAACTAATCAAAATTAACCgttttcaaaatttcttcatcacataaaacattttcccaaatCAGCATCTCATCGGTGATGAGTAGAATGGTAACAGGTCCTGGCAAGACATACATCTTTAAAAGGTGcttatgcagaaaataaaaacctttaattACAGGTATCAGCAGGTATGTGTAAAAGGGTATTTAGACAACTCATCGGCAGCCAGAGGCTAATGAAAGCTGCGCAGGAATATGCACGTGGACACTGAGAATCCCCAGAAAAAAGCTGGcctggggagcaggcaggggtGGATGGAGCTTGTGAAAACGGAAAAGGCCAGGGCAGCTCTGTGCTCCCAGGCCTGCAGAGGCAGGTGACAGCTGACACTGGAGAATTAGAGAAACACAGTGCAGAGGGGCTAATCCGTAGGCTTTAAACTATGTCCAGGGCTGAGGTCAGCTAGGCAGGCAAAggtctttggggagttcccgctgtggctcagtggaaacgaatctgactagtatccatgaggacacggcttggatccctggcctcaatcagtgggttaaggatctggcattgctgtgagctgggatgtaggtcacagacgtggcttagatctggtgtggctatggctgtggttggcagctgcagctccaactcaacccctagcctgggaacttccatatgacgcgggtgcggtcctaaaaaggaacGAAAAGGGCGGGGGAGGGTGGTCTTTGGTGGACttccccgtgtggctcagcagaaataaatctaactagtatccatgaggatgcaggttccatccctggccttgctcagtgggttagggatctggcgttgccgtgagctgtggtgtaggctgcagattcggcttggatatggagttgctgtggctgtgctgcaggctggcagctacagctccgattcagcccctagcctgggaacctccatatgcccagggtgcagccctaaaaagacacacacacacagacacacacaaggaTCTTTGGAGACTTAGGAATTGGGTTTCAACATTATATGGATCATATGATGATTCCCATATCTATGTGACTTTTGATAGAAAAGGACCAGAAGGCTTGCCCCAAAAGTACCAACGCAGAGGACCTTGCCCCCTAATGACCAACTAGACACACAGAACCACCCCCAGTCAATGGGCTCCACCGACGACTCTGCAGACCAGGTGGGCATCTGTCCCTGCCAAGGGCCCTGTGCCAGCTGATGCGAGGACTCCCATCTGTGAGGATGGATGCTGATCCTGCCTCATGGTAGGACAAATAACCATCCTTTGGGGACCCTGTGAAGGACACTCACCACGCTGGAGGGCCCAAACCCTAAAGCTCAGGCAGTCTGGACCTGTgctctctttgctttttgttttggcctccccagcagcacatggaagttcccagaccaagaacTGTACCAGCGCCACAAcagcgacctaagccactgcagggacGAGGTcctgtccttaacctgctgtgccaccagggaactcctaagctgcgTTCTCTTATAACAGAGGCAGTGCTGGGTTTCGTTGCCTAAATATTTCAAGTCCGGAGGGTAATCTCTCTAGCTATGCAACGCAGCAAACAAAACGGGCCTTTGGGAGTGGAGGGGTTCCTGCTGGATTTTCTTTTGTGGGGTTTCTCCCAGAACAACTGGAATGAAGGCTCCTGTTGTTGGCTCTTCCCCGACAGGCTCCGGCTGCTCTCCAACTCCCCCTGAGCCGAGGGACAGCAGCGAGACCCGGCCCAGGGCCCTCTGCAGACCCACCAGCAGCCTGGTGATGATGTCCTCGCTGGAGCCGCCTTCCTGCAGAGGGCAGATGGTGTGGATGAAGGGCAGGAAGGTGTCCGTGTAGTCGAACAGGTAGAGGTACAGCAGGCCGAGCCTGGGGGAGCTCTTGAGGGTGTAGAGCAGGAACAGCGACCTGCCGGGGTTCACGGCCTGCAGTGGACGAGAAGGGGGGACTCACtacccccccccggcccccccccacctcccctcgcTCCTTCTGGTCTCCCGTCCCCGCCACTCGCTTGCCCTAACAccgaatgaatgagtgagtgaatgaatgaatgggaagaAGCGGCCCAGGGATCCACGTGGCGGGCTGCATCATCTGAAGAGCCAGGGTCTGTCCACGCTGGGGAGGGAGGCGGATGAGAAGCAGGCTCCTAGACACTGTGAGAAGAGCACAATCTTTGGGGAAAGTAATGGGTGGCATCACTTAATAAAGACGATGTGAAATTCGGAAGGCCTCATGCACATTTCGAGTGCTGCACTGTGTACAGCAGAGAAGATGGACCGTCAGGGACCTCAGTCCTGAAGTGACATCGGTGTTGAGCCCAGAATTCACACAGCCATTGAGGAATGCACAGAAGGGGCTTTCGAGCTCACATTACAATGTTAGGTGaaaaacagattcaaagacaCACAGCTGTCCCATCTCAACAGGGTCAGGGCCCTGGAAGCAGGGCCTGCCTGGTTCAGGACTGAGATCCCCTTTCTAAGGGAGCGCTTGGCTCATAACAGCTGTCAGTATCTATCTGTGGAACGAATACATAAAAAAagggctggaggagttcccgttgtggctcagtggtaaggaacctaactagtatccatgaggattgatacctggcctcgttcagtgggttggggctctggtgctgccgtgagctgtggtgcaggtcgcagacatggctcggatctggtgttgctgtggctgtggtgtacgcccatggctgtagctccaatttgacccctagcttgagaacgtccatgtcccaggtgtggccctaaaaagacaaaaaaaaaaaaaaaaaaagagaaaagggctgGATATGTTCACTATCTGGATGTTgtagtgatggtttcacaggtgtgtACAGAATGTTGAAACGTGTCaaactgtacaccttaaatatgtgcatgtcaattatttctcagtaaaacTGTTAAAACAATCCAACTTACTTGATGCTATAAATGGCTTGCtactaaagattttaaaatgtggcaaAGGTTACATCTAAGAAGAAAGACctttggagttccccagtggcctagcacctagtagttaaggatgcagcatcatcactgcagtggctcgggatcgatccctggcctgggaatttgtgCATGCCGCCggggtggacaaaaaaaaaagaaaaaaaagaaagaagagagagcttCAGAAATGAATACGAAAATTGTgtatcaactctact
It encodes the following:
- the LOC106509687 gene encoding bifunctional apoptosis regulator-like, coding for MLCTYKNRGKRIPSFIEHQLTVPLPSCVPSAHSPHPVLGLYAVNPGRSLFLLYTLKSSPRLGLLYLYLFDYTDTFLPFIHTICPLQEGGSSEDIITRLLDLREPTWKQWREFLVKYSFLPYQLIAEFAWDWLEVHYWTSRFLIVNAMLLSVLELFSFWRIWSRSELK